A region of Paraburkholderia sp. BL23I1N1 DNA encodes the following proteins:
- a CDS encoding LysR family transcriptional regulator, which translates to MELKWLEDFVSLAETRSFSRSAESRHVTQPAFSRRIQALEAWLGTELIDRSVYPTRLTAAGQVFYEQALAMLSQFHEARALLRGHTATPQATIEFAVPHTLSLTYFPRWLQRIEAQMGPIHTRLRALNVHDAALALVEGGCDLMMAYHHPSHPIALDPARYDMLTLGIEPISPFSAPGRAGRPRHTLPGTAGAPTPYLTYTPNAYLGRMTEVILANAPERLYLDRLYETDMAEGLKAMALAGHGIAFLPYSAVEDAVADGKLIRLDRATRGTPEGQLTLTMEIRLYRDKLAAKGDDARQILVRQLWDVVSEELAQSTGAA; encoded by the coding sequence ATGGAACTGAAATGGCTCGAAGACTTCGTTTCGCTCGCGGAAACGCGTAGTTTCAGCCGTTCGGCCGAATCGCGCCACGTCACGCAGCCGGCGTTTTCGCGGCGGATTCAGGCCCTGGAAGCATGGCTGGGCACGGAACTGATCGATCGTTCGGTTTACCCGACGCGGCTGACGGCGGCCGGCCAGGTGTTCTACGAGCAGGCGCTCGCCATGCTGTCGCAGTTCCACGAGGCGCGCGCGCTCTTGCGCGGACACACGGCGACGCCGCAGGCGACCATCGAGTTCGCCGTGCCGCACACGCTGTCGCTCACGTATTTTCCGCGCTGGCTGCAGCGCATTGAAGCGCAAATGGGCCCGATCCATACCCGGTTGCGGGCGCTGAACGTGCACGATGCGGCTTTGGCGCTGGTGGAAGGCGGCTGCGATCTGATGATGGCCTATCACCATCCGAGTCATCCAATCGCCCTCGATCCGGCCCGCTACGACATGCTGACGCTCGGCATCGAACCGATCAGTCCGTTCTCGGCGCCGGGCCGCGCCGGGCGCCCCCGGCACACGCTGCCGGGCACGGCCGGCGCGCCCACGCCCTATCTGACCTACACGCCGAACGCGTACCTGGGCCGCATGACCGAGGTGATCCTCGCTAACGCGCCGGAGCGTTTGTATCTCGACCGGCTGTACGAAACCGACATGGCCGAGGGGCTCAAGGCGATGGCGCTGGCCGGCCACGGCATCGCCTTCCTGCCGTACAGCGCCGTGGAAGACGCGGTTGCCGACGGTAAGCTGATCCGCCTCGATCGCGCTACGCGCGGCACGCCCGAGGGGCAGCTCACGCTGACCATGGAGATCCGCCTCTATCGCGACAAGCTGGCCGCGAAAGGCGACGATGCGCGGCAGATACTCGTGCGGCAACTATGGGACGTCGTGTCCGAGGAACTTGCGCAGAGCACGGGCGCCGCCTGA
- a CDS encoding Glu/Leu/Phe/Val dehydrogenase translates to MSSQQQAAQSASTLQSVPSYLNKDDLGPWGNYLRQVDRVAPYLGSLSRWLETLKRPKRILVVDVPIELDNGTVAHFEGYRVQHNVSRGPGKGGVRYHQDVTLSEVMALSAWMSVKNAAVNVPYGGAKGGIRVDPRTLSRGELERVTRRYTSEIGIIIGPNTDIPAPDVNTNEQIMAWMMDTYSMNQGQTATGVVTGKPIALGGSLGRREATGRGVFVVASEAARRIGVDIEGARIAVQGFGNVGGIAARLFQEAGSKLVAVQDHTGTVYKSTGIDAVALLDYVAKNGGVGGFPEADVIANEEFWNVESDILIPAALENQITEKNAGKIKTKIVVEGANGPTTTAADDILHDRGILVIPDVVANAGGVTVSYFEWVQDFSSFFWTEDEINQRLERVMREAFAAVWQVSSEQKVSVRTAAFIVACKRILEARELRGLYP, encoded by the coding sequence ATGTCATCCCAGCAACAAGCCGCACAATCCGCATCAACGTTGCAGTCCGTTCCTTCCTACCTGAATAAAGACGACCTCGGCCCGTGGGGCAACTACCTGCGTCAGGTCGACCGCGTCGCGCCGTACCTCGGCTCACTGTCCCGCTGGCTCGAAACCCTGAAGCGCCCGAAGCGCATTCTGGTCGTCGACGTGCCTATCGAACTCGATAACGGCACGGTCGCGCACTTCGAAGGCTATCGCGTGCAGCACAACGTGTCGCGCGGTCCGGGCAAGGGCGGCGTGCGTTATCACCAGGACGTGACGTTGTCGGAAGTGATGGCGCTGTCGGCGTGGATGTCGGTCAAGAACGCTGCTGTGAACGTGCCGTACGGCGGCGCGAAGGGCGGTATTCGTGTCGACCCGCGTACGCTGTCGCGTGGCGAGCTGGAGCGCGTGACGCGCCGCTACACGAGCGAGATCGGCATCATCATCGGACCGAACACCGACATTCCCGCGCCGGACGTGAACACGAACGAGCAGATCATGGCGTGGATGATGGACACGTACTCCATGAACCAGGGCCAAACGGCGACGGGCGTCGTGACCGGCAAGCCGATCGCGCTGGGTGGTTCGCTGGGCCGCCGCGAAGCAACGGGCCGTGGCGTGTTCGTGGTTGCCTCCGAAGCCGCACGCCGCATTGGCGTCGACATCGAAGGTGCGCGTATCGCCGTGCAGGGCTTCGGTAACGTGGGCGGCATCGCCGCGCGTCTGTTCCAGGAAGCGGGTTCGAAGCTGGTCGCGGTGCAGGATCACACCGGCACGGTGTACAAGTCGACCGGTATCGACGCGGTCGCGTTGCTGGATTACGTCGCGAAGAACGGCGGCGTGGGCGGTTTCCCGGAAGCCGACGTCATCGCGAACGAAGAATTCTGGAACGTCGAATCGGACATCCTGATTCCGGCGGCGCTGGAAAACCAGATTACCGAAAAGAACGCAGGCAAGATCAAAACGAAGATCGTCGTGGAAGGCGCCAACGGCCCGACCACCACGGCAGCGGACGACATTCTGCACGACCGCGGTATCCTCGTGATTCCGGACGTGGTGGCGAATGCCGGCGGCGTGACCGTGTCGTACTTCGAGTGGGTGCAGGACTTCTCGAGCTTCTTCTGGACTGAAGACGAGATCAACCAGCGTCTCGAGCGCGTGATGCGCGAAGCATTTGCCGCTGTGTGGCAAGTGTCGAGCGAGCAGAAGGTGTCCGTGCGGACCGCGGCGTTTATCGTCGCGTGTAAGCGGATCCTGGAAGCGCGCGAATTGCGCGGCCTGTATCCCTGA
- a CDS encoding glutamate/aspartate ABC transporter substrate-binding protein — protein sequence MKVKKAALLLATLGLFTVGAQAQDAGTLKKIKDTGVISLGHRESSIPFSYYDDKQNVIGYSQEFALKVVEAVKQKLNMPNLKVKLTPVTSQNRIPLVQNGTVDMECGSTTNNAERQQQAAFSNTIFVIGTRLMTKKDSGIKDWADLKGKTVVTTAGTTSERLLRKMNQDKSMGMNIISAKDHGESFLTLSTGRAAAFMMDDALLAGERAKSNNPGDFVIVGTPQSHEAYGCMIRKNDPEFKKVVDDAIAKVETSGEADQIYKKWFESPIPPKGLNLNFPESDDMKALYKSPNDKAID from the coding sequence ATGAAGGTTAAAAAAGCTGCGCTGCTGCTCGCCACTCTCGGACTGTTTACGGTCGGCGCACAAGCGCAAGACGCGGGTACGCTGAAAAAGATCAAGGACACGGGCGTCATTTCGCTGGGTCATCGCGAATCGTCGATCCCGTTTTCGTATTACGACGACAAGCAGAATGTCATCGGCTATTCGCAGGAATTCGCGCTGAAGGTGGTTGAGGCGGTCAAGCAGAAGCTGAACATGCCCAACCTGAAGGTCAAGCTCACGCCTGTCACGTCGCAAAACCGTATTCCGCTGGTGCAGAACGGCACCGTCGACATGGAATGCGGCTCGACCACGAATAACGCCGAGCGCCAGCAACAGGCTGCCTTCTCGAACACGATCTTCGTGATCGGCACGCGTTTGATGACCAAGAAAGACTCCGGCATCAAAGACTGGGCCGACCTGAAGGGCAAGACGGTCGTCACGACCGCCGGCACGACCTCCGAGCGCCTGCTTCGCAAGATGAATCAGGACAAGAGCATGGGCATGAACATCATCAGCGCGAAGGACCACGGCGAGTCGTTCCTGACGCTCTCCACCGGCCGCGCTGCTGCGTTCATGATGGACGACGCGCTGCTGGCAGGCGAACGCGCCAAGTCGAACAACCCGGGCGATTTCGTGATCGTCGGTACGCCGCAATCGCATGAAGCGTACGGCTGCATGATTCGCAAGAACGATCCGGAATTCAAGAAGGTTGTTGACGACGCGATCGCGAAGGTCGAAACCTCGGGCGAAGCCGATCAGATCTACAAGAAGTGGTTCGAATCGCCGATTCCGCCGAAGGGCCTGAACCTGAACTTCCCGGAAAGCGATGACATGAAGGCGCTCTACAAGAGCCCGAATGACAAGGCAATCGATTAA
- a CDS encoding amino acid ABC transporter permease, whose amino-acid sequence MSYHWNWGILLSPVSTGEPSTYLGWLMSGFWVTITVSLSAWVIALIVGSFFGVLRTVPNRWASGIGTLYVAIFRNIPLIVQFFIWYLVIPELLPPSIGNWFKQLPPGAQFFSSSIVCLGLFTAARVCEQVRSGINALPKGQRAAGLAMGFTQWQTYRYVLLPVAYRIIVPPLTSEFLNIFKNSAVASTIGLLDLSAQARQLVDYTSQTYESFIAVTLAYVLINLVVMQLMRWVEHKSRLPGYIGGK is encoded by the coding sequence ATGTCATATCACTGGAACTGGGGCATTCTGCTGAGTCCGGTTTCGACCGGCGAGCCGAGTACCTATCTGGGCTGGCTGATGTCCGGCTTCTGGGTGACGATCACCGTGTCGCTGTCGGCATGGGTGATCGCGCTGATCGTCGGTTCATTTTTCGGTGTGCTGCGCACGGTGCCGAACAGATGGGCGTCGGGTATCGGTACGCTCTATGTCGCGATTTTCCGCAACATTCCACTCATTGTGCAGTTCTTTATCTGGTATCTGGTGATACCGGAATTGTTGCCGCCGTCGATCGGCAACTGGTTCAAGCAACTGCCGCCGGGTGCGCAGTTCTTCTCGTCGTCGATTGTGTGTCTCGGGCTCTTCACGGCCGCGCGCGTGTGCGAGCAGGTGCGCTCGGGTATCAACGCATTGCCGAAGGGTCAGCGCGCCGCGGGGCTGGCAATGGGTTTCACGCAATGGCAGACGTATCGCTACGTGCTGCTGCCGGTTGCGTACCGGATCATCGTGCCGCCGCTCACGTCCGAGTTTCTGAATATTTTCAAGAACTCGGCGGTCGCGTCGACCATCGGTCTGCTGGATCTGTCGGCCCAGGCGCGCCAACTGGTCGACTACACGTCGCAGACGTATGAGTCGTTCATCGCGGTCACGCTGGCGTATGTGCTGATCAATCTGGTCGTGATGCAACTGATGCGCTGGGTCGAACACAAGAGCCGGTTGCCCGGCTATATCGGAGGTAAGTGA
- the gltK gene encoding glutamate/aspartate ABC transporter permease GltK encodes MHHFDWSGIPGALPTMWTGAIVTLKITLIAIVIGIVWGTILAIMRLSPFKPFEWFAKGYVTIFRSIPLVMVLLWFFLIVPQVLQNVLGLSPDIDIRLASAMVAFSLFEAAYYSEIIRAGIQAVPRGQVNAAFALGMSYPQAMRLIVLPQAFRAMVPLLLTQGIVLFQDTSLVYVISLADFFRTATNIGDRDGTNVEMVLFAGACYFVICVIASSLVKGLQKKVAR; translated from the coding sequence ATGCATCATTTCGACTGGAGCGGTATTCCGGGCGCACTGCCTACGATGTGGACCGGCGCTATCGTCACCCTCAAGATCACGCTGATTGCGATCGTGATCGGCATCGTCTGGGGCACCATTCTCGCGATCATGCGGCTCTCGCCGTTCAAGCCGTTCGAATGGTTCGCGAAGGGTTATGTCACGATCTTCCGTTCGATCCCGCTGGTGATGGTGCTGCTGTGGTTCTTCCTGATCGTGCCGCAGGTGCTGCAAAACGTGCTGGGCTTGTCGCCGGACATCGACATCCGGCTGGCTTCGGCGATGGTCGCTTTCTCGCTCTTCGAGGCGGCGTACTATTCCGAGATCATCCGCGCCGGCATTCAGGCGGTGCCGCGTGGGCAGGTCAATGCCGCGTTTGCGCTCGGCATGAGCTACCCGCAAGCCATGCGCCTCATCGTGCTGCCGCAGGCGTTCCGCGCGATGGTGCCGCTGCTGCTTACGCAAGGTATCGTGCTGTTTCAGGATACGTCGCTTGTCTACGTGATCAGCCTCGCCGACTTCTTCCGCACCGCCACGAATATTGGCGACCGTGACGGTACGAATGTCGAAATGGTACTGTTCGCGGGCGCGTGTTATTTCGTGATCTGCGTGATCGCGTCGAGCCTCGTCAAAGGTCTTCAGAAAAAGGTCGCAAGATGA
- a CDS encoding amino acid ABC transporter ATP-binding protein, which yields MISIKNVSKWYGQFQVLTDCTTEVKKGEVVVVCGPSGSGKSTLIKTVNGLEPFQKGEIVINGQSLTDKKTNLSKLRAKVGMVFQHFELFPHLSIVQNLTLAQVKVLGRSSDEATAKGHKLLDRVGLRAHADKFPGQLSGGQQQRVAIARALSMDPIAMLFDEPTSALDPEMINEVLDVMVELAQEGMTMMCVTHEMGFAKKVAHRVIFMDKGLIVEDDRKEDFFANPKSDRAKDFLAKILH from the coding sequence ATGATCTCTATCAAGAATGTTTCGAAGTGGTACGGTCAGTTTCAAGTGCTGACCGACTGCACGACGGAAGTCAAAAAAGGTGAAGTGGTGGTGGTGTGCGGGCCGTCGGGTTCGGGCAAGTCCACGCTGATCAAAACCGTCAACGGCCTCGAGCCGTTCCAGAAGGGCGAGATCGTTATCAACGGCCAATCGCTGACCGACAAGAAAACCAATCTGTCGAAGCTGCGTGCGAAGGTCGGTATGGTGTTCCAGCACTTCGAGCTGTTCCCGCATCTGTCGATCGTGCAGAACCTGACGCTCGCACAGGTCAAGGTGCTCGGCCGCTCGAGCGACGAAGCAACGGCGAAGGGCCACAAGCTGCTCGATCGCGTCGGTCTGCGCGCACATGCGGACAAGTTTCCGGGGCAATTGTCGGGCGGTCAGCAGCAACGCGTGGCGATTGCGCGCGCGTTGTCGATGGACCCGATCGCGATGCTGTTCGACGAACCTACTTCCGCGCTCGATCCGGAAATGATCAACGAAGTGCTCGACGTGATGGTCGAACTCGCCCAGGAAGGCATGACGATGATGTGCGTCACGCACGAAATGGGCTTTGCCAAGAAGGTCGCGCACCGCGTGATCTTCATGGACAAGGGCCTGATCGTGGAAGACGACCGCAAGGAAGACTTCTTCGCGAATCCGAAGTCGGATCGCGCGAAGGATTTTCTGGCGAAGATCCTGCACTGA